The following DNA comes from Phytohabitans rumicis.
GCGATGGTCTTTGACCCATCTGGCCGCCACCTTGCCTACGTCACCAACGAGGGTCAGAGCCATAGTCTGCATATACGGGATATTGATGAACACAAGACTATCGCCGACCGAGTGCTATCCGACTTTGCGTGGATACAGGGATTCGTCAGCAATGACAGCACTCCAACGCTGCTGTACGGAGCAGTCTTTAGCTCCGTCGTCCACCTTGGCACATGGTATTACACTGCGCCTCGGCAAGACGATCACTATGTCGAGATTGGCGCCGACTACTCCATCGAAGCCGTCAACGCGAACGGCAGCCACGTGGTCACCACCGACTTGTCGGCAGTACACGTAACGCTGTACTCTCCAGAAGCGTGGATCGAGCGACTATGCGCGATTGCCAGGCCGACATTGACGGATAGCGAACGCGAATATTACCGCATCGCCGACATCGATCCTGGCACCTGCAGGTGACCGCGACCTAAACTGCCATATTTCGCCCTCAGCGTTCCGATGCTCTTTGTGGATGGGGCTGGACGGCGGCGGCTGCGCGGCCAACCGGGGCCAACCGAATGGGACGCTGTGCTCCCAGGGGGAAGGTACCTCCCTGCCGCAGCCCGTCGCGTCATCGCTGGGGGACGGCATGTTGCGAACTGTAGCCGGCCGGGCTGGCCACTTCTTGGCCAGGATGGTTGCCGGACGCGGCCGAGGCTGCCTCCACACGCAGGGAGTTCTCTGTACGACATCACGGATCTTGTCGTGTACGAAGAAGTGAGGGACGTCGACACTCGCTCGCTGCTTGTCGCCTGTCACTGATCGGAGCGGGGGCGGATGTCTGGCGGGTGGTGCATCTGGCCGTTGAGTAGCTCGACTTCGAGGTCGGCGAGCCGCTTGTCGAGGAAGCGGTTGTTGGACCGGGCGGCATGAAGCTTCTGGTCCAGGCGCCTGTTTTCCTCCGTGAGCTGGCGAACGCGTTGCTTGAGTCCGGCGTTCTCCTCCGCGAGGCGTGGGGCGGTGCCCTCGGCGTACTCGGCTTGCAGGTTGCGGAGTTGCCCGAGGAGGATGCCGATCCGTTCCCGTTGTGTGTCGATCTCGGCGTAGGCGGCCTTGAGGGCGTCCTCGGCGTTGAGGGCGCGCTGGTGCCAGGACGCTTCGTGTTGCGCGTCGTGTGCTGCCTGGGTTCGGCGTTGCTGGTCGCCGCTGGCGGCGATCGCCGTGGTCACCAGCTTCTTGGCGTCGGCGTTCTGGTAGAGGAAGGTGCGCGAGACTCCCGCCCGCCGAGCGACGGCCGGGTAGGTCACCGGGGTTCGCTCGCGGTGCATGGTCCGCAGGGTCGCCTCGATGCGGTCGAGTTTGTTGCGGGTGCTCTGCTGGCGGGCGTGGTTGGCGGCCTCCGTGCGCTGCGTTCCCGGATCGGGAATGGTCATGAATTGGTCTCCACGTCACCGACAGTGGCCAGGTCAGTGGTGCGGAACGCGGTGGTCCAGAGACGGTGGAAGAAGTCCTGGGGCGCCGCAGGTCCAGTCCGAGGGCGTCGTCGAGCAGGCCGAGGCCGGCCAGTGCCCGTTCCAAGCCGGCGATGGCGCGGTCGATGGGCTCGAACTGCTGGTGCAGCCAGTCGGCCATCTCGTCGGTGGGTGCGCGTTCGGCCAGCGAGTACCATTGCTCGCGCTTGCGTCGCCAATACAGCAGGTCAGCGCCGGTCATCACGAACTTGTCGCAGTGCTCGCAGTCCAGATTCCACGGGCAAGCGCCGCCGTCAACAACGACCTGATAGGTGCAGAGCCCACCTTCGGTCGGGGTGCTGCGCCGTCCGAGGTCGATCGCCAAGGCTTCGGCCCGCTCGCGCGACAGCGGCGTCACCCCTTCAGAGACCAACTGGCCGGGCTGTGACGCGCCGGGGCCGGTGACCCAGACCTGCTGGAGGACGTCGTCGATGTCGCTGAGCGCGACTTTGGTGTAGTGCTCGGTCATCCGTTCCGAGACATGGCCGAGGTAGCGCTTGATGTGCTGCAGGCTGGCGCCGGCCGCCAGCAGCTTGGTGGCCAGGGTGTGACGCGCCTGGTGCGGGACCGCTGAGCCGAGGTCGAGGTGGAGGACCCAGCGGCGGAAGTGCGTGTGGAACCAGCTGTGGCTGACGGCGTAGGTGCCGTGCGGGTTCTTGTAGCCGCGGGGGAACAGCGCCATCTTTGCGCGTTCGGCGGCGGTAGGTGTGCGGGCGTAGCGATCCTGGAAGCGGGTGATGGTCCTGCGTTGCCGGTCCCGCAGCCGCTGGAAGGTGTAGTCGGGGATGCGGATGGCCTCGTTGTAGTTGCCGACCTTGGTCTGGTCGTGCCAGAGCAGCGGCACGCCGTTGTAAAGCCCGATGCAGTCCAGCCGTAGATCGAGGACCTCACCGGCGCGGCGCCCGGTCGCCACGATCGTCTCCCAGATGTCGCGGGCTCCCCGGTCGGTGATGTCGGCGCCGGCCAGAATTCCCAGGTTCGACTGGTCGGCGAGCGCTCGGGCGGTGTCGTCGGTGAAGGGGCTACGCGGCCGGAAGACGGGCTTGTCACCCGGCGGGAACGCGAAGGCGAACGCCCGGTCCAGGCCGATCTGGTCGGTGCGGCTAGCTTCCAGCGCGGTACGCATTATCCTGCGCAGGACATCGAAGGTGCTCTTGCAGGTAACGCTGGTGACGGTTGCCGGCTTGGTGCTCGGCCGCCTTGCCGGCAGCCCGTCCCGCGCCCGGCGGCGGTGGTCGGCGACGAACTGCTCAACGTGCTCGGCGGACAGCACGGACGGGTCGTGGCCCGCCCCCGGGGCACGGTCCTGCAGGAACGCGCCCAGTTCCTGGACGGCGACCCGGATCGCGAAGTAGGTGCCACGCCCGCGGGGGCAGTTCACCGAGCGCAGCAGATCCGCCAGGTGCTCCCAGAGCAGGTTGCGCAGCCACCGTTGCGGGACCCCGGTCAGGTCGAACCTGCTGTTGAGTTTGCTGATTCGGCGTCCGAAGTGCTGGAACTCGATGTATCCGGCCGTCTTGCTCTCGCTTGGCGTCACATAGACGATGTCCAGGTCCCGCAGGATCTCGGTCACGATCATCCGCTCGTGCTCGCCGGCGCCGCCCAGGTCGTAGTCGTGCAGCGACCCGAGGCTGCGGCAGGCGTCCACGACGCGGAGGATCGAGTGCATCCACCAGCGGGTGTGGTCGGTGCGCTGGGTGTAGGCGTGCAGACCCCATTTGAGTTCCGCCTTCATCAGGGGCCGCATGCCGTGCAGGCTGATCTGCCCGGGGCGAGGAGCCGGCTGGACCCGGCGGCACCACCGCCGAAACGCCGGCTCGTCGTCGTAGCGGACCGGGACGGGCGCGCCGCGGCGCTCGAACCAGCGGCCCCAGTTCGACGGCAGCCGAGCCCCGCCGGGCCGCCCGGCCCGCCGGTAGAGCTTCTCGTGATCCTCACACAGGCCCAGCGGCGAGCGCGCCAAGTCCGTGCAGCACACCGCGACACACGCCCCGTAGGGATCGCATGGGTTCTGGTCGGCCACCCAATCGTCGAACCCCTCGACCGGCACTCGGACCGAACCGCTGGCCTCCTGCCAGCGGTGTAAGTGGAAGGTGCACAACTCGGCGGCCATTGTGCGCTGCGCCGGCCGTCCGCACCGTGTGACTCGGCAGCCGGTCGGGGCGTTGAGTCGCTTGCGCGCGGTCACATGCGAAGCGGTGCGCAGGAACTCCGCCCGCTCCACGCCGGCCGCCGCTGACTGGCGCCAGCGGACCAGGTGGTTGGCGCACAGCTCCTGCGCGCGGATGTAGCCGTCGCAGCCGTCGATCAGGCAGTTCCAGTGCAGTACCGGGTGGTTCTTCGGGACGTGGATGACATCGCCGCGGAACAGCGGGTCGAATCCCGGACCCGTGATCAGAGCGGTCAGGACTTCAAGTCGATCCCGCGCCTCTCGGTCAGGTCGACCCAACGCAAGCGGCGCAACGGCTACGGTCACGTGTCGCTCCAGACCTTCCGCAGCGCCGCGTCGAACTGGGGATCGTGGATGTCGGTATGGCCGTAGATCTCGTCGACGGTGGCACTGGATGCCCAGCCGCCGGCATCGCGGGCGATCATGAGGTTGCCGCCCGACGCGTCCAAGACCGCGGTGGCGAAGTTGTGCCGGGCCTGGTGCGGATGCACGCGCCCTAGCCCGGCCCGTAGACCGGCGCGGCGGAACATGCTGCGTGCACCTGCGGTGGACAACGGCTTGCCGCGATCGTCGCCGGTCAGCTGCACGAGCAGCATTCCGTGATCGCCCGCCGCGGCGCGCGGGTACTCCGTGGTCATGTAGGCGAAGTAGGTGTGAATCATCTCGGGGCTGACCCGTCGGATCAGGCCGCCGTGCACGACCCCGTTCACCAGCTCCCACGGGTGCTTCGTCTTCGCCCGCGCCTGGTTGGCGTTGGTCTCGCGGAGGCAGATGTGGACATGCGCGCCGCGCGCCTGGGCGCACTCAGCGTTCTCCCGCAGGTGCAGGTCTTCCAGGTGCAGGCCGCACATCTCACCGATGCGGAACCCGCCGTCGTACAGCCAGGTGACGATCATGCGGTCGCGGGCGGTGCTCACCTTCTTCAGCAGCCGGCCGCGGCCGTCGTCCGGCAGCATCATCGGATGCCGGCGGCCGCTCGGGCGCGGCGCGAGCGGGTTGGCCGGCATCGTCGACTTCGCGTGCCCGAGTAGTGCTCGGTTGCGGTCTGCCTTCGACGGCAACCGGACCTGATCCAGGTCCTGCTGGAGCTCGGCGCTGCGGTGCTCGTCGCTCAGCCCGAGGTAGAACGCCTTCAACACTGACGCCGTGGTCCCCAACGTCGTCTTGCCGTACGGCCGCTTACCGACCCGCCACGGTTCGCCCAGCGGCATCCGGATATCGGCGCCGACGATGCCCATGTACCGCTGCACGTCCCGCAGCCTCACAGCGTCGAGCTGTAAGGCCTCTCGCTCGAGCCA
Coding sequences within:
- a CDS encoding DUF6262 family protein, which codes for MTIPDPGTQRTEAANHARQQSTRNKLDRIEATLRTMHRERTPVTYPAVARRAGVSRTFLYQNADAKKLVTTAIAASGDQQRRTQAAHDAQHEASWHQRALNAEDALKAAYAEIDTQRERIGILLGQLRNLQAEYAEGTAPRLAEENAGLKQRVRQLTEENRRLDQKLHAARSNNRFLDKRLADLEVELLNGQMHHPPDIRPRSDQ
- a CDS encoding tyrosine-type recombinase/integrase — encoded protein: MDHLRWLEREALQLDAVRLRDVQRYMGIVGADIRMPLGEPWRVGKRPYGKTTLGTTASVLKAFYLGLSDEHRSAELQQDLDQVRLPSKADRNRALLGHAKSTMPANPLAPRPSGRRHPMMLPDDGRGRLLKKVSTARDRMIVTWLYDGGFRIGEMCGLHLEDLHLRENAECAQARGAHVHICLRETNANQARAKTKHPWELVNGVVHGGLIRRVSPEMIHTYFAYMTTEYPRAAAGDHGMLLVQLTGDDRGKPLSTAGARSMFRRAGLRAGLGRVHPHQARHNFATAVLDASGGNLMIARDAGGWASSATVDEIYGHTDIHDPQFDAALRKVWSDT